ACCGGTCTTGTGTCGGTAAGTTGGACTCTGTCTTTACCGGTTGTGTTGTACAAACCCAAGAAATGTCTCAATTCATTTTCACTGAcagcttttggagagtCAATCTTATTGCCGAGaatcaaaaatggcacTTTGGCCAACTCTTCGATGGCAAACAAAGCATCCAATTCAGCCTTTGATTCTTCAAATCTTTCGGAATCAGCAGCATCAACTAAATAGACAATGCCATTGACTTCAGGAAAATAATCTTTCCATAATCTTCTAGCCTGTTGGTGACCCCCAAGATCGAATGTAGTGAAACGGACATTACCGATAGAAAGCTCTTCGGATGTGGGATGTAAAGTCGGTTGCAAAGTGGCCATACGATCATTTTTTAGCATATGGAGCAATGTCGTTTTGCCTGCATTATCCAAACCCAAAAATAGCAGCTTGGCATGTTTGTTCCATAATCCTAAAGAAGCTAAAACATCTTGAACTGTAAATGCTCGATATACAAATAAGCACTATTCTGTGCTTATTTGTACAAGGACCCGTTAGTACTTATCTTGGATGattgtttttccaacttACACCACTCAAGAATCCACATTTCGCTTGATATATACTATCTTATAACTTTAGCTATCAAATGACGAGATTAATGCTCAATAAAAAACAAGAATCAATCAATTAATGTCTTCGTTCAATCTTTCTGAATCCGACAGGGGTTATGAGCGTTCACTATGAAGTTCCCACTCACCTGTATGTGCGGCTTACATAATCACCACCAACGAAACAGAAATTTAATGAACACGAAAACAACAAACTATTTGTTGCTCGTAATAGCTCTCTTTCATAAGCTATTTTCATTCACTTTATCTCTTGTTGGTTTTTGAATTACTGAGAACTGCTATGAAGCTGGATATTAAGGTACGTTCAATTTAATGTCGCTCTATTACTGACAACCTGAAAGAAACTTTCAAGTACCAGGTCAGATCGAGTGAAGGGCATCGATTTTCATCCTACAGAGCCTTGGGTTTTGACAACTCTTTACAGCGGAAAAATAGAAATCTGGTCCTATGAAACCGGATCTGTCGTCAAAGCAATTGATGTTACCAATGTCCCCGTTAGAGCAGGTAAATTCGTCGCCCGCAAAAATTGGGTTGTCGTTGGATCTGACGATTTTCAGATTAGAGTTTACAACTATAATACTGGTGAACGCGTTGCTCAATTCGAAGCTCATCCTGACTACATTAGGTCCATTGCAATCCACCCCACTAGATCGTACGTTTTGACTTCATCGGACGATTACACTGTCAAGCTCTGGAACTGGGACAATAATTGGAAATTGGAGCAAATTTTTGAAGGACACCAGCATTATGTGATGTCTGTCGCTTTCAATCCAAAAGATTCTAACACTTTTGCGTCTGCTTGTCTGGATAAAACTGTGAAAATCTGGTCTCTTGGATCTAGGGTTCCAAATTTTACACTTCTTGCGCCCGAATCAAAAGGTTTCAACTATGTTGATTACTATCCACATGGAGACAAGCCTTATTTGATCACTTCTTCTGATGATAAGTCGGTTAAGGTTTGGGATTACCAAACAAAGTCCTGTGTTGCAACATTGGAGGGGCACTCTTCTAATGTGTCGTTTGCAGTTTTTCATTCCGAATTGCCTTTGATCATCTCTGGATCCGAAGATGCTTCTATCAAAATCTGGAATTCAAATACCTATAAATTAGAAAAGTCGCTGAATTATTCGATGGAGAGAGCATGGTGTGTGGCAACAAAGAAAGGTTCAAGTCTGATGGCTGTAGGTTTCGACACTGGACACGTTGTCGTCAAATTGGGGGATGATAAGCCTTTATTATCCATGGACCCTATGGGCAAAATCGTTTACTCGAAACATACTGATATATACAATTCGGTGATCAAGGCTTCTGATGCGCAATTaggagatggagaaatTTTGCCCTTGACTCACAAAGAGCTAGGAAGTATTGAAATATTTCCAAGTACATTGAAACATTCTCCAAATGGAAGGTTTGTCACGGTTACTGGGGACAACGAGTACATTATTTACACTGCACTGGCATGGAGGAATAAGATGTATGGTCCAGCTTTAGATTTCGTTTGGGCGCAGGATTCTAATTATTATGCTATCAGAGAATCGGCATCCTCAGTCAAAATATACAAAAACTTCAAAGAGAAAACAAGTGGCCAAATCGATTTGATCTATGCCGCTGATAAGCTCTTTGGTGGAACTTTATTGACTGTTAAATCCGATGGGTTCGTGTCGCTGTACAATTGGGACACGGGTGACTTGGTTAGAAGAATTGATGTTGAAGCGGAAGATGTTGTCTGGtcagaaaatggtgaaTTGATGCTTATTGTCTCGAGCGAAACTGCTTATGCACTTAGGTTCGACAAAGACgtctttcaagaacacTTGAATAACGGAACAATTGATCCACAGGAGGGATGCGAGGATTGCTTTGAGGTTCTTTACGATGTTCAGGATCAAATAGTGAGCGGTCAATGGGTGGGTGATGTGTTCATTTACACCTCATCTTCGAATAGGCTGAACTATCTTGTTGGAGGTTCGATCAACAACTTGGCTCACTTTGATAAAACAATGTATTTGTTGGGATATTTACCGAGAGACAATAAGGTTTATGTTGCTGACAAAGACATCAACATCTTATCTTATTATTTGTCACTGTCTGTCTTAGAATTCCAGACAGTTGTTTTGCGCGGCGACCTTGATCAGGCAGATGAGTTGATGGCGAATATCGACCCTAAAGACATCCCAAAGATTGCCAGATTTTTAGAACAACAGGgtttcaaagaaaaagcacTAGAACTTACAAATGATTCTGAGCAGAAATTTGAGCTAGCGATTGAAACACTGAATCTCACTCTTGCGCAAGAAATTGCGGAGCAAGACAACAGTCCTCACAAGTGGAAAAAGCTGGGGGATATTGCCATGGCGAATTGGAATCTCAAGTTAGCTAAAGAAGCTTTCATCAGATGTAATGACTATGCATCACTTTTACTTCTTTACACCTCAGTCAATGATGTTGCTGGCCTGAAGAAATTGAGCGACGAGTGTGTTATCGCTGGGAAATTCAACTTagcattttcttctgcaTGGGCTGCATCGGACCTGTCCACTTGTTCTGAGATTCTTCTCAAGACGGACAGGCCTGCAGAGGCTGCTTTGTTGAGCAAAGCctatgaaaaaaataatacGACTATTGATGATAAACTATCTCAATGGAAACTCTATTTGAATGGAATAGGGAAAGAGAGACTTAGCTCAAGACTGCTTGATATGAAGCAGAACAAAAGTGAAGCAGCGGCTGAAAAAACAGAGGAAACCCTCATTGATTTAGAAGAAGAGTAAAGTGGTGAATCAGTCGGTGTTTAAAGAAATGAGTGCATTTGAGGAATAATATACATGACAATAAATTAGGTAGTATAGTGCGATGTTCGATGCCTCGTCTCTTGAGCATATGCGTAGCCGACAACCAACCGTTCGTTGATTGGAGTTATTTGAATGTGTAAATTTGAAGGTTGATCAAAACGGAGCCTATTATTATGCGGCTCGAAAAACTTGTTTTTTATCGACGAAATTGTCAACCTTATCCAAGCAAACAAAATAGCATTCCTTGGATTCTGGCCTGCATGCCTTTGGTTTAAAACGGATGACTTTGCGGAAGACATGCGTAAGCCTTTTTTCAAGGAATTTATCGTCTTTACCAGTAAAAAACTTAAACACAGAATTGCCACCCTTTTTCAATAAATCTATGGATGTTATAAGGGCAGCGTCACATAAGTCCATTGACATGGCATGGTCTCTGAACGATAAACCTGAAGTATTAGCCATCCTTATATATGGCATGTTAGTAGTCTGATTTGCAAATCCTCCTATTTGAGGAAAGGGAACGTACATATCACTTAAAATCACATCCACAGGTCTGTATAACTCATCGTAGTAGACATTTTGCAATGAGTGCTCCTGTTCGgttttttcaagtttgcTTAATTCAGACTCTGAATCTATGACTGACGTAGCTTGTATTTCGAAGGCCGTTTGATTACTGATCACCTCAATTGGCTGAAATTTCTGTTTCAATTTCTCCATCTCAACAACTTTGAAGTGTTCCTTTATGTTTTCATGGGTCTTCTTACTCAAAATATTTGCTTGCATAGAAGACGATCCATTAGGAGGTTGATATACGAGCAGATCCACCCCAAGAATGTTTGAACCTTTCCGACAGCGCTCCAGGGCAACTTGACTCCATGCTCCTGGAGCCGCACCGAGATCGAGTATGTTGGAAATCCGTTCTTGGGAAAATATTCCAAATTTCTCATCAATTTGAAGTAGCTTAAACGCGGCTCTTGACTTGTAATCGTAATGTTTTGCGTCGCGCGTGTACAAATCGGTCCGTTGTCTTTGAATCCATCTGTGAGAAGAACCTGATTTCTTTGAGTACCTTCTCGTCAGCCAAATAAACAGCATTGATTCCTTATGAGTATACATCCTGTGGGTGACTTTGGTGCCCACCGAAGGCAGCACCATAATCATATTTCATATAAATTACTTCAAACCACCGAAACATACACAGCCTTGACAATCATAAAGGCTTTTACATATCACGTGATAAAAGCAAAAGTTTGTAACCCTCAAGatgaaagaaaaaaaaattgagcTAGAATAAATTTTCATCTTACTATTGTCGATCAGACCGAAGCAGAACGGTATTACCTATTAGTAGGGAGACAGTAAATAAGCAAGATGTCTAAAGTCAGCGCTACCCAAGTGAGAGAGAATGTCAAGGAGATCCTTAAGTTCTCCAacgagaccaagaagagaaacTTTTTGGAGACTGTTGAGTTACAGGTTGGTCTCAAAAATTATGACCCGCAGAGAGACAAGCGTTTCTCTGGTACTTTGAAACTACCACAAGTGCCAAGACCAAACATGACCATTTGTATATTTGGTGATGCTTTCGATGTTGACAGAGCTAAGTCGCTTGGTGTTGATGCTATGTCTGTTGATgacttgaagaagttgaacaagaacaagaagttgatcaagaagctggccaaaaaGTACAATGCTTTCATTGCTTCTGAAGTTTTGATCAAACAAGTGCCAAGACTGTTGGGTCCTCAGCTGTCCAAGGCTGGTAAGTTCCCAACTCCAGTCTCCCACAACGACGACTTGTATTCCAAGGTTACTGATGTGAAGTCCACTATCAAATTCCAGTTGAAGAAGGTTTTGTGCctggctgttgctgttggtCACGTTGAGATGGAGGAGGATGTTCTTGTTACTCAAATCATGATGGCCATCAATTTCTTGGTCTCCTtattgaagaagaactgGCAAAACGTTGGCTCACTTGTCATCAAGTCCTCTATGGGTCCTTCTTTCAGACTTTATTAACTCTAGTATAATTTTAATAAAGTAACTCTCAAGGCTCGAGAAAGATCATGTTCGAACTGCTCTAAATCAAATTTTTGTAGAAAAGTCAGCTCAGCTTTGATTTAAATTTACATCGACCTCTGCAAGCTTTCAAATTGCGCTGTATAAGCAGCCAAAGGCACTATAATATAATGTCAGAATCCGAAACAGACATTTCtgttgagtttcttgaggaGAAAACCGTGAGCAATGAGCATCATGTTATCAGTCTAGACAGTGATGAGGATTCTGCTGAGGTAAAAGCCAAACATGAGACATTCAGATTGAAGCAAAATACCTCAAAACGCGGATTGGAGGAAATTCCTATTGATGCAGAAGAACATGGACTGAAGAAACCGACATTGCGCTCTTCGACTGAAGGTGGGCAAGATATACCGAGATTTCAGTCTCCGATCAGACTCATCTCCAACGATCCATACTGCAGGGTGTTTCCACCATCATCTGACAGGCATACTGTTACTTTGTTTGATTTGGTGGGATCCAGAATACTCGAACACAGTTACCAATTTAATATGCTCATAGACTGTGAATTTTTGCTACCTTTCTTCAAAGCGGATCCCTTGAATTTTGAGCTTACTCTCATTGGGGTGCAATCCAATATTGCAGTTGAAGAGATTCACCGTCTTCAATATCGAATAAAAACAGTTGATGTGTCTACCAAATTGCCCAAATGGGGAACTCATCATTCGAAAGTGATGATCAACTTTTTTCATGATGATACATGTCAAATCGTCATCCATACCATGAATCTTACTCACACGGATTATCTagctcaaactcaaatGTGCTGGATATCTCCAAGATTAAGGAAGTTAAATTCTCGTGCTGACACACATGATAAAAAAGAGACTCTTGATCCAATCTACGATGTTGGCATTATTTTCAAAAGAGACTTTTTACAATACCTCTACACATACGAAAACTCTGTGGTGTCTTCATTAGCTGTAAAGTTGAAAGCATTTGATTTCTCTCCCATTGACGTAGCCTTTGTTGGTTCAAGCCCGGGACGTTATGAATTCAACTTGAACGACCGCACAAAAACAAATTTAGATTCCGTACGTGACAGACCGCTGTATGGTTATGGGAGGTTACGCCAAGTCCTGGACCGATATAAGCTGACTACCCCAAATGACGCAAAACTTATAATGCAAGTATCGTCGATAAGTGCACCGCTAGATAACAAGCATACAAACATTGGCACACACGTTTTGTCAAGTATTGTGGAAGGATCGCAGGTAATCGTCAAGCAGCCAAACCATAAATTTGGAGGCGAAACTGGGGttgaaataaatattatCTGGCCAACAGAGAAGGAGATTATGAATGCACATTATGGCCACATATCAGGACATGCAGTGATGTTCAAGTCAAAAGCAAGCAACGGTTGGTACGCTTATGAGAATCAAGCTAAATTCCTTAGATCATTCTTTTACAGATGGTCTTCCaaatcagcttctcaatctATTGCCGGAAGGAGTAATTTATCGCCGCATGTCAAATCTTACTGTGTGACCAAAAATGACTTTGAGACATTAGAGTGGTTCCTTTTAACGTCAGCTAATCTTTCGAAACAAGCATGGGGGGCACCTGACCGTGGATATGGAGCGACTTTTCAAAGTAAATCGCAGACCAAACATGTCTACACAGTGAAATCTTTTGAGGCAGGTGTTCTTATCGTCCCTGCATGCATAAAGACAAAATACAAGATAAAGAAACCTTTTGCGCTGACCCCGGTACAAGGAACAGACTTCTATGAAGGTGTGAATGATGGCAATGTACACTATCCGATCAGACTACCTTATGACACTCCTTTAAAAAAGTACTCTGACAATGATCGTCCATGGACGACAGAAAAATTGGAGGAGATTTACAACACAAGCTAGGTAATCAATCGTTTATTGGTCTATATCAGAATCTATCATGATTCGAGCCTTTAAATTTTTGTGGCCGCTGTGGTACAAAGACCGAGGATTGACGACATGCAACAGCTGAGACAGGTCGTAAAAATATTTCCCGAGCTGAGATCTAGATCGCAGCAATATATGGAAAAATAATACTCATGGCACTCGCTCTCTTCTCGTTGATATCCTGGTTTCTTGGGTGAGGTAGAATTAACGAAAGCTGTTGTAGGCTCTTCAGTAGATTGAGGTTGCACGTTATGAACCAATCGGTCGCTGTTATTCTTGGTAGGCTGAGAAGTCTCTCTCTGCTCTTCATTTTGAGTTACCGTAGTGTCCACCTCTGGTTCTGAGGTCGTTTCACGATCTTGCAAATCAGCTACATCAGTGATTGTTGCCTGAGGTGAAATATCAAGTTCATTACGTTTTTCATCATCATATTGAACAGTCGCAGCGTTATTTTTGCCTGATCTATCTTTCAGAGAATTTGGCGAGGTTGACTCACTCAAGTGGGACCTTGCATCAGCAAAGTACGCCGATTCAGAATCTGTGATTATAGAAGCTGATGATGCTGCTATGGGTATAGAATTTGCAGGTGCAGACATAGCAAAAAGTACTTACTGTCGAAATGCCTAATTTTGTCAACTCGAGACACCGAAGTACGAAGATCATTTTTAGCTATTCATATTGCAGGGTACGCCTCAAATATGTAACCAGCCACGATGGTGGCTAGTtcacaaaattttttttaatttttttatggCAAAGCAGCTGCTACCTTTGACTGTTATTAAGAATCAAATTGTTCTGCGATGCCACCGAAGACGGAACCAAGAAAATGGAAGCCTCCCAAGGGCCCAAAAAATACACCTcacaaaaacaagaatACCATTGGTTTGGGAAGAAGCATCAAGAATTTCAAAAACCAGGAAAATAAAGTGTACTATCTGCCTGACGGAGAAATGCGGTTCACCACAGACAAACATGAAGATGACTGGGTCAAACTACGTTCGGTCACACAAGAAAATGCTCTTGATGAATTCTTGAATACAGCAGCTTTGGCAGACAAAGACTTTTCTGCTGAGAGATCTACAGGAATCAAAATTGTAAGTGTCAATAATCAGACTGTGGATAGTGGCAACTACAATCCTTATTTGCTTACTACCGAGgaagaaattaaaaagtTTCATGTTCAAAGAGAGCATATTTCCGAGTTGCGGGTGCCGAGACGTCCTAGATGGGATAAATCGATGACCAAGCATGAGCTCGAAAGATTGGAAAGCGAAGCTTTTCTTGAGTGGCGGCGTAACCTTGCCCTGTTGCAGCAAAATCATGATCTATTGCTTACGCCATTCGAGAGAAATATCTTGGTTTGGAAACAACTGTGGAGAGTGGTAGAAAGGTCCGATTTGGTTGTTCAGATCGTGGATGCAAGAAATCCCCTGCTTTTCCGTTCTGAAGACCTGGAAAATTACGTTAAGGAAACTAATCCTTTAAAACGAAATTTGTTGTTGGTCAACAAAGCTGATCTACTAACTTATGGCCAAAGGTTGGAGTGGGCTCGTTATTTCAAAGCACATAATATCAAGTACACATTTTTCAGTGCATACCTCGCAAACGAGGATCTTCAGAGAGAAAAGGAAAAACTTGAGCAACGACAAATAGAAATAGAGCAGGAAATTGAGGTTCGCGATAATGTGCTTTCTGAAGAATTGGATTCGGACCTGTCCGGTGAATCCGATTTGgatgacgaagaaaaacaagaaatgGAGACACTCAAACAAGAATTGAAATCGATGGAGGAAAAATTACAAGGATACAGCTTACAAAACTCCACAGAGGCTGGAGATGAGGAAGATACAAACGAGATGACACGAATCATAACGGTACAGGAGTTGGAAGATCTGTGTCTCAGAGTTGCTCCGGAACCATTGACTGAGCCGCCTGAAGGTCAACCTAGACGCCTTCAAATTGGGTTAGTTGGGTACCCTAACGTAGGTAAGTCGTCGACTATCAATGCTTTGGTAGGCTCTAAACGAGTGTCGGTGTCTTCGACCCCCGGGAAAACAAAGCATTTCCAAACGATTTTGCTTTCTGACAAAGTAATCCTATGTGATTGTCCAGGTTTAGTTTTCCCTAACTTTGCATACACCAATGCAGATCTGGTTTGCAATGGTATACTTCCTATAGATCAACTTCGTGAGTACACAGGGCCTATGCAGCTGGTTGCCAAACGAATTCCGAAGTATTTCCTAGAAGCTGTTTACGGTATCACCATTGACACCCTACCTATTGAGGAGGGAGGAACGGGAATACCAAATGCTCATGAGGTCCTGAATGCTTTTGCCAGAGCGAGGGGATTCATGACGCAAGGATATGGTTCAGCTGATGAAAGTCGCGCAGCAAGATATATTCTTAAAGATTATGCCTCAGGGAAGCTCTTATTTGTTGAGCCTCCCCCAAATGAAGATGGTTCGAGAAAGGACGATGAAAGTTCACGAAAATTCAATGAAGGCTTATACACTGTTTACAATTTACCCGAGCAAAGAAGACAACAAATCCTGAATGCCATGAAAGATAAGAACATTGATTTCCAAGATTTTAATTTGGCCACAGATTTGCACAAATTAACGTTCTCTTCACACCTCTCTGCTAATGATGCAATAACTGGAAACAAGCATGCTCGTACTCATGGCGGTAAGCAAGCTGCTTTGGTCAGCTCTGCTGCCGAACTCGACaatgaatttttcaaaatgaaTGAGGTGAAAGGAAGTTTTCAGTCACCATTTCACACCAAGGACGGAAGTCTCAGAGGTGATAAGAAACACAACAAGGCTAACAAAAAAAAGGCTAAGAAACTTCGAAAAGCGACAGTCGCTGCGTAACATCGTCTCTATCAATACTTAGAAAATTATTCTACAGAGAAGTAATTTATTGAAATGCATTGTCGCCCAGCTTTTCTTCGATAATATCAATCTCGTGTTGCAAATCCTCCAAATTAGCTTCGAGCGATATGAGATCATcgaatttttttcgttttttATAGTCGTTGTACAGGTTTTGCACCATGAACTTTTGCTCATTTAGTACCatcaatttttctctgtATTCCCTGatttctttcttcagcaaccTAGGTCTGTAATTGTTGGCGCCGGTTTGCTGTTCGAGTTCActttgctcttttttcaatttctcttGTTGTGCTCTGCGCAACCCCGGAAGATTGTCTTGTAAAAACATCACAATATGAAGTTTCAAGGCTTTGTATAGCTTCAGTTCATCAGGCTTGACCGACACCGATCCTGGCTTTGATTGATTTTGCTCCAGGACGTATTCCAAagaatttattttattgGACACGAGCTTTCCAATCTTCTCCATGCGTCCCAATAaatcaatattttttagCTCAACTGCCTTATCCGAAGACTGTATactcttttcaaatttgtcTTCTAGAGCCTTTACCTGTCTATAGTATTGCAATAGTTCAGCTTGTGTGTCAGAGTACGCATTTCTGAAGTACAGCCTTTTGTTAAACAACTTTTGTTTGCAATTCAAACACATGCGAATTGACCAATATGAGTCTTGaagcttttccagcttgacTTCTTGATCGATATTCATAATGTCAACAACTATATTTGCGGGTACGTCCATAGAGCAGCCTCGAAAAAAGTCTCCACAAACAACTTGTCCACAAATCCTGCAATGATGTTTGCgattccaaaaattgaattctgttttgcaaatgtTGCAATTGTCAACCCCGGCATCATCCACCCAATCAGCGAGATTACGTTCGATTGATCGCAAAGACCGTGCTGGAATGTTGCTTTTCTCAATATCTTTCAGAACACCCACTAATTTGATGCATCTATTTTCTAAAGCCACGGTCTGTAACTTCACAGAATTGAGCTTTTTCGAACGAATGTTTTTCAGGTTTGAAGTTTTATCTGTGAAAAAAGCGCAGTTCTCCGTCTTCGCCAAGTCCCATCCTGCCTTGTAGCTGAAGAAACATTCTTGACAGCACCGACTCCAATAACCATTTAAGGGATCTGATTGTAGACTAGAGTCAAGCTTAATGTGAAATCTAGAATGATAACCGCAAAACAGTCGTCCACACCTTCGACAGTTCACCATACCATTTCTTCCATTCAGCCTTTTAGTGCACGAGCTATAGCAGCATATATCAGACCCAGAAGGCTTTTGCCAATGATTTCGTGTTATAACTGAGGAGTTTTCAAAAGCTAATTTTTGTGTCTCATCCTCACTGGTACCGTCAATGAGAGAAGAATCCTGCGTAGCAGCACGCAACTGCTTAGGAGAATTTTGGTATAAGGATTTTCCTACAACATCATCAGCTTTTGTTGCCAGTGTTCTTTTGAACCATTGTTTAAAATCCAATTCGATCTGTAGatttgtttctgaagaGCCAAATGAGGAAACTGCATGCTCATCGTCAAGATGTCTATTCAACTGATTAAGCGTAACCATAGAATCTGTGCAAATGGGACACATCAGGATATCACGGTCAGCCAAAGACGAAGAATGTAAAGAGGATTGAGAAGAGGACAAGGACGGCGTGTTTGGCTCATCCATAGAAGCGTCCAAAATCAGCCCTGTATCGGGAGCACCTAAAATTCGTCTTTTAGACATTTCACGCTGTTATGAAAACAGACTTGATATCATCCTTCACGAATTCGGGGACAGAGATTATTTTCGATCGAATTTtagttttttttattttaaaaTGCAGGcaaaataataaaataaGAGGTCTTGACAGGCGGCACAAAGCGCTTGGTCCCAGTCAATGTCCTTTACAACCAGTGTATTTAATTTGGCATTTAATACAATCAATCATCAAGAAGTGAACAAATAAGTAAGTGATGGCAAATAACAGTCGTAATCATTCAGCTTTATTATAGTTTGAGCGCGTTCAAAGACGAGACATTTAGTTAATGGCTGGGTCCAAGAGCTCTTCAGCCGAATATGGCACAAAAGAGTCGAGATCAAAATCTAGCTGATCCCTTTTCCATGCAGGTACCAAAGCGTCAATCAAAGCAGGATTGACACTCAGTTCTCTCTTTGAGAAGTCAAAAAGATCAGGAATTAACAGCTCACGATCCAGTTTGTAGTTCCTGAAATTGGGGAATTTGATTTCTGGTTGTGCtctgaactcgtcaaaaaATTTGCAGGTCAGcgcttcagcagctccaatTCTCAAAACTGGAGAGTAATTCAACACCAATTGCAACAACTCTAAACATTCCGGTTCCACgtttttgaatattttcTGTAATGGTATAGGTTTTATCGATGGGAATTTATGGTCCATGTAGTTAGGATTCATGGATTTAATCTCATCCTTAGTGGGGGTGCCTAGAATTTTGATAATttcgacaagctgatcaatTCCGGACTCTCCTGGAAACAATGGCTGTCCCAAAATAAGTTCCGCTATCACACAGCCTGCAGACCATAAGTCAATTTTGGTGGTGTAATTCCGGGCTCCAAAAATAAGCTCTGGGGCTCTATAATATCTGGAACAGATATAGGAAACGTTGGGTTCTGCAGGATTCAAGACCTTCGCTGAACCAAAGTCACACAAT
This window of the Ogataea parapolymorpha DL-1 chromosome VII, whole genome shotgun sequence genome carries:
- a CDS encoding putative GTPase involved in 60S ribosomal subunit biogenesis, whose translation is MPPKTEPRKWKPPKGPKNTPHKNKNTIGLGRSIKNFKNQENKVYYLPDGEMRFTTDKHEDDWVKLRSVTQENALDEFLNTAALADKDFSAERSTGIKIVSVNNQTVDSGNYNPYLLTTEEEIKKFHVQREHISELRVPRRPRWDKSMTKHELERLESEAFLEWRRNLALLQQNHDLLLTPFERNILVWKQLWRVVERSDLVVQIVDARNPLLFRSEDLENYVKETNPLKRNLLLVNKADLLTYGQRLEWARYFKAHNIKYTFFSAYLANEDLQREKEKLEQRQIEIEQEIEVRDNVLSEELDSDLSGESDLDDEEKQEMETLKQELKSMEEKLQGYSLQNSTEAGDEEDTNEMTRIITVQELEDLCLRVAPEPLTEPPEGQPRRLQIGLVGYPNVGKSSTINALVGSKRVSVSSTPGKTKHFQTILLSDKVILCDCPGLVFPNFAYTNADLVCNGILPIDQLREYTGPMQLVAKRIPKYFLEAVYGITIDTLPIEEGGTGIPNAHEVLNAFARARGFMTQGYGSADESRAARYILKDYASGKLLFVEPPPNEDGSRKDDESSRKFNEGLYTVYNLPEQRRQQILNAMKDKNIDFQDFNLATDLHKLTFSSHLSANDAITGNKHARTHGGKQAALVSSAAELDNEFFKMNEVKGSFQSPFHTKDGSLRGDKKHNKANKKKAKKLRKATVAA
- a CDS encoding Protein kinase gsk3; its protein translation is MNDLNPSNKTAGQQVIAVEVRDGHTGALSNIEYAQKSMVGHGSFGYVYQITLLHDNSKAAIKRVLQDKRYKNRELEIMRLINHKNIVKLLSFFYKTNDKDEQYLHLILEYIPETLYKSCHWYTSRQRTMPMLEVKLYSYQLFRSLLYIHSLGICHRDIKPQNLLIDPLNGILKLCDFGSAKVLNPAEPNVSYICSRYYRAPELIFGARNYTTKIDLWSAGCVIAELILGQPLFPGESGIDQLVEIIKILGTPTKDEIKSMNPNYMDHKFPSIKPIPLQKIFKNVEPECLELLQLVLNYSPVLRIGAAEALTCKFFDEFRAQPEIKFPNFRNYKLDRELLIPDLFDFSKRELSVNPALIDALVPAWKRDQLDFDLDSFVPYSAEELLDPAIN